From Oryza sativa Japonica Group chromosome 4, ASM3414082v1, one genomic window encodes:
- the LOC4337401 gene encoding uncharacterized protein, with product MDSIQLPRPIFNFQASSVAHHWEIGCFPLRGREVLCIDQNGCCFLFDGDTRNAVTMPGLCQPKRFPLSLFVPSTGVDNDSGSLFIMESVVKPKSTSSGPRSDQFEAFVYRTPSPRRHLSSTCQSLPPPPFVRDPKFSNIRTKITSYAVVSGGSEMCISVEGAGTYCMDTVKHTWRHVGEWILPFNGKVKYVPELKLWFGLSAKTNHLAATDLSAMDDDCFQQPELLKTWMELSPPKNWWDLSNSHLVSLGSGRFCIARFFYTRHLMGYYYDQIVDNRFVVLTGVDVVPCVHDTSSGIANGGTGDLRMIKYESKLHVPNGSGEIERVF from the coding sequence ATGGATAGTATTCAACTTCCAAGACCCATCTTCAACTTCCAAGCTTCAAGTGTGGCCCATCACTGGGAGATTGGATGCTTCCCGCTTAGAGGTCGCGAGGTGCTCTGCATCGACCAGAATGGGTGTTGTTTTCTCTTCGACGGAGACACACGCAACGCTGTTACCATGCCCGGCCTCTGTCAGCCCAAGCGATTCCCACTCTCCTTGTTTGTCCCCAGCACCGGAGTTGATAATGACAGCGGCAGCCTCTTCATCATGGAGTCTGTTGTTAAACCGAAGTCGACAAGCAGTGGGCCGCGCAGCGATCAGTTTGAGGCCTTTGTCTACCGCAcgccctcccctcgccgccacctTTCGTCCACCTGCCAATCCCTCCCTCCACCCCCTTTCGTCCGAGACCCCAAATTCTCCAACATACGCACCAAGATCACCTCGTACGCAGTGGTTAGTGGTGGCTCTGAGATGTGCATATCGGTTGAAGGGGCTGGCACTTACTGCATGGACACAGTGAAGCATACATGGAGGCATGTCGGTGAGTGGATCTTGCCCTTCAACGGCAAGGTTAAGTATGTACCCGAGCTCAAGCTCTGGTTTGGCCTCTCTGCCAAGACCAACCACTTGGCTGCTACTGACCTCTCCGCCATGGACGACGACTGCTTCCAGCAGCCAGAGCTATTGAAAACTTGGATGGAGCTTTCCCCACCCAAGAATTGGTGGGATTTATCCAACTCTCATCTTGTCAGTCTGGGCTCTGGCAGGTTCTGCATTGCAAGGTTTTTCTACACTCGCCATCTCATGGGCTACTATTATGATCAAATAGTTGATAATCGTTTTGTTGTCTTGACTGGTGTCGATGTCGTGCCGTGTGTCCATGATACTAGTAGTGGCATTGCAAATGGCGGCACGGGGGATCTCCGAATGATCAAGTATGAGTCTAAACTTCACGTGCCTAATGGCAGCGGTGAGATCGAGAGAGTGTTCTGA
- the LOC9268644 gene encoding probable protein arginine N-methyltransferase 6.1, whose product MLPSHLNGHSPLARRCPRLSAASPPATGDSDAAAAAADAPLAEHDRIYFQSYSHIGIHEAMIKDRVRTDAYRSAIMHHQKFIEGKVVMDVGCGTGILSVFCARAGAKCVYAVEASEMATQAREIVKANNLDDKVVVVHGRVEDVEVEDKVDVIISEWMGYMLLYESMLPSVLFARDKWLKPGGLILPSHATLFMAPITNSERYEGSVDFWSDVYGINMSALVPLAKKFTSEEPSIEIIGGENVLSWPFVVKHIDCYTFKAEELKSFTTKYKVSSMMLAPIHGFGLWFEVEFNGPSNPTDKSPSDLNPLDVIRKKRRRGSEDPVVLSTAPEDEPTHWHQTILYFPDPIEVKQDQIIEGSVKVSQSEENPRFLNIQLDCTTGGQTLVKDYAMR is encoded by the exons ATGCTGCCGTCGCACCTCAACGGCCACTCCCCCCTCGCGCGCCGCTGCcctcgcctctccgccgcctcgccgccagccACCGGGGATtccgatgcggcggcggcggcggcggacgctcCGCTGGCGGAGCACGACCGCATCTACTTCCAGTCATACTCCCACATCGGAATCCACGAGGCCATGATCAAG GATCGCGTTAGGACGGATGCTTACCGCTCTGCCATCATGCACCACCAGAAGTTCATCGAGGGGAAG GTTGTGATGGATGTGGGGTGTGGAACTGGAATACTCTCGGTGTTCTGTGCTCGCGCTGGTGCAAAATGT GTGTATGCAGTGGAAGCTAGTGAAATGGCAACTCAG GCTCGTGAAATTGTAAAGGCAAATAATCTGGATGATAAGGTCGTCGTTGTTCATGGACGCGTTGAG GATGTTGAAGTTGAGGATAAGGTTGATGTGATAATATCAGAGTGGATGGGTTATATGCTTCTCTATGAG AGTATGCTGCCTAGTGTCCTGTTTGCAAGGGATAAATGGCTTAAACCTGGTGGTCTTATCCTTCCATCTCATGCTACG CTCTTCATGGCACCCATAACAAATTCTGAGAGGTATGAAGGAAGTGTTGATTTCTGGTCTGATGTCTATGGCATAAATA TGTCTGCACTTGTGCCACTTGCCAAAAAGTTTACATCGGAGGAGCCCTCCATTGAAATAATCGGTGGAGAGAATGTTTTGAGCTGGCCATTTGTG GTCAAACACATAGATTGCTACACTTTTAAGGCCGAGGAGCTCAAATCTTTCACAACTAAATACAAAGTTTCATCCATGATGTTAG CTCCCATTCATGGCTTTGGTTTATGGTTTGAAGTGGAGTTCAATGGCCCTTCAAATCCCACAGACAAATCTCCTTCCGATTTGAATCCACTCGATGTTATTCGTAAGAAAAGGCGCCGAGGATCAGAAGATCCAGTGGTGCTATCCACAGCCCCAGAGGATGAGCCAACTCATTGGCATCAG ACTATTCTGTACTTCCCTGATCCTATAGAGGTGAAACAAGACCAAATTATAGAAGGCTCTGTAAAAGTGTCTCAGAGTGAGGAAAACCCACGTTTTCTGAATATTCAACTAGATTGCAC CACGGGAGGCCAAACATTGGTGAAAGATTATGCCATGCGATGA
- the LOC4337402 gene encoding protein ASPARTIC PROTEASE IN GUARD CELL 2-like — translation MEFVANGKVILFLLFVSTSVLIVSPASPPRFHYINPHNFTTPASSSSSASASAVHRSRNNNNPSLSLVHRDAISGATYPSRRHQVVGLVARDNARVEHLEKRLVASTSPYLPEDLVSEVVPGVDDGSGEYFVRVGVGSPPTDQYLVVDSGSDVIWVQCRPCEQCYAQTDPLFDPAASSSFSGVSCGSAICRTLSGTGCGGGGDAGKCDYSVTYGDGSYTKGELALETLTLGGTAVQGVAIGCGHRNSGLFVGAAGLLGLGWGAMSLVGQLGGAAGGVFSYCLASRGAGGAGSLVLGRTEAVPVGAVWVPLVRNNQASSFYYVGLTGIGVGGERLPLQDSLFQLTEDGAGGVVMDTGTAVTRLPREAYAALRGAFDGAMGALPRSPAVSLLDTCYDLSGYASVRVPTVSFYFDQGAVLTLPARNLLVEVGGAVFCLAFAPSSSGISILGNIQQEGIQITVDSANGYVGFGPNTC, via the coding sequence ATGGAGTTCGTCGCCAACGGCAAggtcatcctcttcctcctcttcgtcTCCACATCGGTGCTCATcgtctcccccgcctcgccgccgcgcttccACTACATCAACCCTCACAACTTCACCACGCcggcgtcatcgtcgtcgtcggcgtcggcgtcggccgtTCACCGTAGCCGCAACAACAACAACCCTTCGCTCTCCTTGGTGCACCGCGACGCGATCTCCGGCGCCACGTACCCGTCGCGCCGGCACCAAGTCGTCGGCCTCGTCGCGCGCGACAATGCCCGCGTCGAGCACCTGGAGAAGCGGCTGGTGGCCTCGACGTCGCCGTACCTCCCCGAGGACCTGGTGTCGGAGGTGGTGcccggcgtcgacgacggcagcggcgagtACTTcgtccgcgtcggcgtcggctcgCCGCCCACGGATCAGTACCTCGTCGTGGACTCCGgcagcgacgtcatctgggtgCAGTGCCGCCCCTGCGAGCAGTGCTACGCGCAGACCGACCCGCTGTTCGAcccggccgcctcgtcgtccttCTCCGGCGTGTCGTGCGGCTCCGCCATCTGCCGGACGCTGTCGGGCaccgggtgcggcggcggcggcgacgcggggaaGTGCGACTACTCGGTGACGTATGGCGACGGGTCGTACACCAAGGGGGAGCTCGCGCTCGAGACGCTCACGTTAGGCGGcacggcggtgcagggcgtcgCCATCGGCTGCGGCCACCGCAACAGCGGCCTCTTCGTCGGGGCGGCCGGGCTGCTCGGCCTCGGCTGGGGCGCCATGTCGCTCGTTGGccagctcggcggcgcggcgggcggcgtgtTCAGCTACTGCCTGGCgagccgcggcgccggcggcgccgggtcGCTCGTCCTCGGCCGGACCGAGGCCGTCCCCGTGGGCGCCGTGTGGGTGCCGCTCGTGCGCAACAACCAGGCGTCGAGCTTCTACTACGTCGGGCTGACGGggatcggcgtcggcggcgagaggcTGCCGCTGCAGGACAGCCTGTTCCAGCTCACcgaggacggcgccggcggcgtggtgaTGGACACCGGCACGGCCGTGACGCGCCTCCCGCGGGAGGCGTACGCCGCGCTGCGCGGCGCGTTCGACGGCGCCATGGGCGCGCTCCCGCGCTCGCCGGCCGTGTCGCTGCTCGACACGTGCTACGACCTGAGCGGGTACGCGAGCGTGCGCGTGCCGACCGTGTCGTTCTACTTCGACCAGGGCGCCGTGCTGACGCTGCCGGCGAGGAACCTGCTGGTggaggtcggcggcgccgtGTTCTGCCTGGCGttcgcgccgtcgtcgtcggggatCTCCATCCTGGGGAACATACAGCAGGAAGGGATCCAGATCACCGTCGACTCAGCCAACGGATACGTCGGCTTCGGACCCAATACATGCTAG
- the LOC4337403 gene encoding DNA damage-repair/toleration protein DRT100, with protein MAMQVSKKSRLAAPSALLLLLVVAALLPPPRAEAGHDGAGGDDEPPPTPCSPADRAALLGFKAGVTVDTTGILATWDGGNDCCGAWEGVSCDAATGRVVALQLEAPPLPPPRRSYMEGALSASLGGLEFLETLVIRDMARIGGAIPASLSRLSRLKQLYLEGSMLAGGVPGSVLSGMASLQYLSLAGNRFEGKLPPELGSLPGLVQINLAGNRLSGEVPPSYKNLSRLAYLDLSNNLLSGAIPAFFGQQLKSLAMLDLSNNGFSGEIPASLCGLRNLTDLSLRHNKLTGVIPSQIGSISSLNSLSIDSNLLVGSIPESLFGLQKLWNLNLSRNGLSGSLPPGIRHGLPSLVSMDLSHNHLVGGIDHFFRSISPARRLTKNASSDMSVIFLPRQLQHLDLSKNSITGALPEFGAGASLRWLDVSGNAIGGQIPSSVWRLVGLQRLDISRNKIRGTIPASVASMASLRWLDISGNALVGRIPDSFARMARLRHASFRGNKLCGKIPQARPFNLLPAAAYAGNLCLCGKPLPPCRQI; from the coding sequence ATGGCAATGCAGGTTTCGAAGAAGTCGCGTTTGGCTGCGCCGAGCGCTCTGCTTCTCCTTCTTGTGGTGGCCgctctgctgccgccgccgcgcgcagaAGCGGGGCacgatggcgccggcggcgacgacgaaccGCCTCCGACGCCGTGCTCGCCGGCCGACCGCGCCGCGCTGCTCGGTTTCAAGGCCGGGGTCACCGTCGACACGACGGGGATCCTCGCGACGTGGGACGGCGGGAACGACTGCTGCGGCGCGTGGGAGGGCGTGTCGTGCGACGCCGCCACGGGGAGGGTCGTCGCGCTGCAGCtggaggcgccgccgctgccgccgccgcggcggagctaCATGGAGGGCGCCCTGTCCGCCTCGCTCGGCGGGCTCGAGTTCCTGGAGACGCTGGTGATCCGCGACATGGCGCGGATCGGCGGCGCCATCCCGGCGAGCCTGTCGCGGCTGTCGCGCCTCAAGCAGCTCTACCTCGAGGGCagcatgctcgccggcggcgtccccgGCAGCGTCCTCAGCGGCATGGCCTCCCTCCAGTACCTGTCGCTCGCCGGAAACCGGTTCGAGGGGAAGCTGCCGCCGGAGCTCGGGTCACTCCCGGGGCTGGTGCAGATCAACCTCGCCGGGAATCGGCTCTCCGGCGAGGTGCCGCCGAGCTACAAGAATCTCTCCAGGTTGGCGTATCTCGACCTGAGCAACAACCTCCTCTCCGGTGCAATTCCGGCGTTCTTTGGGCAGCAGCTCAAGAGCCTGGCCATGCTTGACCTCAGCAACAACGGCTTCTCCGGCGAGATTCCGGCGTCGCTGTGCGGCCTACGCAACCTCACTGATCTCTCCCTGCGCCATAACAAGCTCACCGGCGTGATCCCTTCTCAGATCGGCAGCATTTCTTCTCTGAATTCTCTCTCCATTGACAGCAATCTGCTCGTAGGCTCGATCCCAGAGTCACTGTTTGGTCTGCAGAAGCTGTGGAACCTGAACCTGTCAAGAAACGGGTTGTCAGGTTCACTTCCTCCCGGAATCCGCCATGGATTGCCGTCTCTCGTGTCCATGGACCTCTCTCACAACCATCTCGTCGGCGGCATTGATCACTTCTTCAGAAGCATATCACCAGCAAGGAGGCTGACCAAGAATGCAAGCTCAGACATGTCAGTGATCTTTCTTCCTCGGCAACTACAACACCTGGACCTGTCCAAGAACAGTATCACCGGAGCCTTGCCGGAGTTCGGCGCCGGCGCGAGCTTGAGGTGGCTGGACGTGTCGGGCAATGCCATCGGCGGCCAGATACCAAGCTCGGTGTGGAGGCTGGTCGGGCTCCAGAGGCTGGACATCTCCCGGAACAAGATCAGGGGCACCATCCCGGCATCCGTGGCGTCGATGGCGAGCCTCCGGTGGCTGGACATCTCCGGCAACGCGCTCGTCGGGAGGATACCGGACAGCTTCGCCCGGATGGCGAGGCTCCGGCACGCGAGCTTCCGGGGCAACAAGCTGTGCGGCAAGATACCGCAGGCCAGGCCGTTCAAcctgctccccgccgccgcgtacGCCGGCAACCTGTGCCTCTGCGgcaagccgctgccgccgtgcaGGCAGATTtga
- the LOC4337404 gene encoding NDR1/HIN1-like protein 6 gives MDYHRIHPVGVGSPAPAPDSQQQVGKGRSTASYGEKEQLPITAPRPYAPAPLPPPPPRRRSRGRRCCRCVCWTLLAVLVLAVALGATAGILYAVFKPKIPDFHVDRLTVTRFDVNATAATVSDAFEVEVTSTNPNRRIGIYYDGGEVTASFNGTELCRGGFPALYQGHRSTVRPVILLAGETRLDSAVALQLARQQQAGFVPLTVWARVPIRIKFGAIKLWKMTGKATCNLVVDNLVAGRQIRIRSNSCSFKLKV, from the coding sequence ATGGATTACCACCGAATCCACCCGGTGGGCGtcggctcgccggcgccggcgccggacagCCAGCAGCAGGTCGGCAAGGggaggtcgacggcgagctACGGTGAGAAGGAGCAGCTGCCGATCACCGCGCCACGGCCGTACGCGCcggcaccgctgccgccgccgccgccgcggcgcaggaGCCGCGGGCGGCGGTGCTGCCGGTGCGTGTGCTGGACGCTGCTCGCCGTACTCGTCCTCGCCGTGGCGCTGGGCGCCACGGCGGGCATCCTGTACGCGGTGTTCAAGCCCAAGATACCGGACTTCCACGTGGACCGGCTCACCGTGACGCGGTTCGACGtgaacgcgacggcggcgacggtgagcgacGCGTTCGAGGTGGAGGTGACGTCGACGAACCCGAACCGGCGGATCGGGATCTactacgacggcggcgaggtgacgGCGTCGTTCAACGGCACGGAGCTGTGCCGCGGCGGGTTCCCGGCGCTGTACCAGGGCCACCGGAGCACGGTGCGCCCCGTCATCCTGCTCGCCGGCGAGACGCGGCTGGACAGCGCCGTGGCGCTGCAGCTGGCGCGGCAGCAGCAGGCCGGGTTCGTGCCGCTCACGGTGTGGGCGCGCGTGCCGATCCGCATCAAGTTCGGCGCCATCAAGCTGTGGAAGATGACCGGGAAGGCGACCTGCAACCTCGTCGTCgacaacctcgtcgccggcagGCAGATCCGCATCCGCTCCAACAGCTGCAGCTTCAAGCTCAAGGTCTGA
- the LOC4337405 gene encoding uncharacterized protein yields MGLLEDLLLAPRVDGGGGGDGEAMAAPDYAIPPLSPTAASVVHRCARIAGVEVEQLLRRFEPEKGDQPLAYARSVVEYCSYIALRVETKRHDYLSDSEFHSLTYDMMIAWEAPDDETDAALQKMSFSFVDGKDDDDCGSMFCLSPTQMAIQVDGRRTVSPEAFAKIIPACPAMAHAITVRNLFDALTNSTGGRLHFLIYHKYLKCLDKVLRFAKRISGGHKAPALQLSDGEVILDIYGAATTKPILQHIGTSTWPGRLTLTTHALYFEPVSVDFSYNEAVVYDLSRDLKQSIKRESTGPWGAQLFDKAVMYKSSSTREPVFFEFPQFKGHTRRDYWFAIIKEVLHAHKFIRKYRMINLHKAEALSVATLGILRYRTVKEGFHILPAHFKTTLAFNLAEKLPKGDKILEALYGQMKDYSSRFRVDEDSVQSSSDDLTLADPFPLSAYTLVNMGLLTLKEEDNPEEWDLTVRDVQTGGTSSVQMALERSVGYSGRVEAARATLDQVKVEDIDTNVAVLKELLFPLIEIGKRLLFLAEWEDPLKSYVFLFCFLFIVYRGWIWYIFPVFLLGSTIFMLWQRHTGNGQMIGAFEVTTPPRRRTVEQLLALQQAISQLEAQVQAGNIFLLKLRSLLLAAFPQSTNKVAATMLVASAIFAYLPLRSILVLIVLEAYTRHMPARKKSSEKLVRRLREWWLRIPAAPVQLLRPQDTRRWTSRLRSR; encoded by the exons ATGGGTCTCCTTGaggacctcctcctcgccccgcgcgtcgacggcggtggcggcggcgacggcgaggccatgGCGGCGCCCGACTACGccatccctcccctctccccaaccgccgcctccgtcgtccacCGATGCGCCCG GATCGCCGGCGTGGAGGTGGAGCAGCTGCTGCGGCGGTTCGAGCCGGAGAAGGGGGACCAGCCGCTGGCGTACGCCAGGAGCGTCGTGGAGTACTGCTCCTACATTGCCCTGCGCGTCGAGACCAAGCGCCATGACTACCTCAGCGACAGCGAGTTCCACTCGCTCACCTACGACATGATGATCGCCTGGGAAGCCCCCGACGACGAGACGGACGCCGCGTTGCAG AAAATGTCATTTAGCTTCGTTGACGGCAAGGATGACGACGATTGTGGGTCCATGTTCTGTTTGAGCCCCACACAAATGGCCATTCag GTTGATGGGAGGAGAACGGTCAGTCCTGAAGCATTTGCCAAGATTATTCCTGCGTGTCCTGCAATGGCACACGCGATCACTGTTCGCAACTTATTTGATGCGCTCACAAACTCTACGGGAGGCCGCCTGCATTTTCTCATCTACCATAAGTACCTCAAATGTTTAGACAA GGTGCTGAGATTTGCGAAACGTATATCAGGTGGACACAAAGCTCCAGCTCTTCAACTTTCTGATGGAGAAGTGATCCTTGATATCTATGGTGCCGCGACAACCAAGCCGATTCTTCAACACATTGGGACGTCCACTTGGCCTG GGAGGCTCACACTGACAACCCATGCTTTGTACTTTGAGCCAGTCAGTGTTGATTTCTCATACAACGAGGCTGTGGTGTATGATCTGTCAAGGGACTTGAAGCAGTCTATAAAACGTGAATCAACTGGCCCATGGGGTGCTCAGCTATTTGACAAAGCTGTCATGTACAAATCTAGCTCTAC AAGAGAGCCGGTGTTCTTCGAATTTCCTCAATTCAAAGGTCACACTCGTCGAGACTACTGGTTTGCAATCATCAAAGAGGTGTTGCACGCTCACAAGTTCATTAGGAAGTACAGGATGATCAATTTACATAAGGCCGAGGCGCTTTCTGTTGCGACACTAGGAATTCTCAGATACCGCACGGTGAAGGAGGGATTCCACATACTGCCTGCACATTTCAAGACTACCCTTGCCTTCAATTTGGCAGAGAAATTGCCCAAGGGGGACAAGATACTGGAAGCATTGTATGGTCAGATGAAAGATTATTCCTCAAGGTTCAGAGTAGATGAAGATTCTGTTCAAAGCAGTTCAGATGATCTGACGCTTGCTGATCCTTTCCCACTTTCTGCATATACTTTGGTGAACATGGGTTTGTTGACACTCAAAGAGGAGGACAATCCCGAGGAATGGGATCTCACTGTCCGAGATGTGCAGACGGGAGGAACTAGCTCAGTGCAAATGGCTCTAGAGAGATCTGTAGGTTACTCTGGCAGAGTGGAGGCTGCGAGGGCGACCCTTGATCAGGTCAAAGTGGAAGACATCGACACTAATGTGGCTGTCCTGAAG GAACTGCTATTTCCGTTAATTGAAATAGGCAAAAGGCTTCTCTTTTTGGCTGAGTGGGAAGATCCACTTAAATCATACGTCTTCTTGTTCTGTTTCCTCTTCATAGTTTACAG AGGCTGGATTTGGTACATTTTCCCTGTCTTTCTGCTTGGTTCTACCATCTTCATGCTATGGCAAAGGCATACCGGGAACGGGCAGATGATAGGCGCATTTGAAGTCACAACTCCACCTAGGAGACGAACTGTAGAACAGCTACTGGCGCTGCAACAAGCTATCTCGCAATTAGAGGCACAAGTGCAAGCCGGAAACATTTTTCTTCTCAAGCTCCGATCCCTCCTGCTTGCAGCGTTCCCTCAA AGCACGAACAAAGTAGCAGCTACAATGCTCGTGGCATCTGCGATATTCGCGTACCTGCCCTTGAGAAGCATACTTGTACTGATTGTGCTGGAAGCATACACGAGGCATATGCCGGCGAGGAAGAAGAGCAGCGAGAAGTTGGTGAGGAGACTGAGAGAGTGGTGGCTGCGAATCCCAGCTGCTCCTGTACAGCTCTTGAGGCCTCAGGATACCAGGAGATGGACATCGAGGTTGAGATCGAGATGA
- the LOC4337406 gene encoding pyruvate kinase, cytosolic isozyme has protein sequence MANIDMGKILAGLENDDARVPKTKLVCTLGPASRSVPMLEKLLRAGMNVARFNFSHGTHEYHQETLDNLRQAMHNTGVLCAVMLDTKGPEIRTGFLKDGKPIKLTKGQELTVTTDYEIKGDENMITMSYKKLPVDVKPGNVILCADGTISLTVLSCDPKAGTVRCRCENTAMLGERKNCNLPGIVVDLPTLTEKDKEDILGWGVPNDIDMIALSFVRKGSDLVTVRQLLGQHAKRIKLMSKVENQEGVVNFDEILRETDAFMVARGDLGMEIPVEKIFLAQKMMIYKCNLAGKPVVTATQMLESMIKSPRPTRAEATDVANAVLDGTDCVMLSGESAAGAYPEVAVKIMARICVEAESSLDNEAVFKEMIRSAPLPMSPLESLASSAVRTANKAKAALIVVLTRGGTTAKLVAKYRPRVPILSVVVPVLTTDSFDWTISSEGPARHSLIYRGLVPLLAEGSAKATDSESTEVILDAALKSAVQKQLCKPGDAVVALHRIGVASVIKICIVK, from the exons ATGGCGAACATCGACATGGGGAAGATCCTGGCGGGGCTGGAGAACGACGACGCGCGGGTGCCCAAGACCAAGCTGGTCTGCACGCTCGGCCCGGCCTCCCGCTCCGTCCCCATGCTCGAGAAGCTGCTCCGCGCCGGGATGAACGTCGCGCGCTTCAACTTCTCCCACGGCACCCACGAGTACCACCAGGAGACCCTCGACAACCTCCGCCAGGCCATGCACAACACCGGCGTCCTCTGCGCCGTCATGCTCGATACCAAG GGTCCTGAGATTCGTACTGGATTTTTGAAGGATGGCAAGCCAATCAAGCTAACAAAGGGTCAAGAACTCACTGTTACCACCGATTATGAGATCAAGGGTGATGAGAACATGATTACCATGAGTTACAAGAAACTGCCAGTTGATGTGAAGCCTGGAAATGTCATTCTCTGCGCCGATGGTACAATCTCTTTGACTGTTTTGTCCTGTGATCCAAAGGCTGGAACTGTGAGGTGTAGGTGTGAGAACACAGCAATGCTTGGCGAGAGAAAGAATTGCAATCTGCCAGGAATTGTTGTGGACCTTCCTACACTGACTGAGAAGGATAAAGAAGACATTTTGGGATGGGGTGTGCCAAATGACATAGACATGATTGCTCTGTCGTTTGTCCGTAAAGGATCAGATTTGGTTACCGTCAGACAACTTCTTGGACAGCATGCAAAGCGCATCAAGCTGATGTCAAAG GTTGAAAACCAAGAGGGTGTTGTAAACTTCGATGAGATCTTGAGGGAAACGGATGCATTTATGGTTGCTAGAGGTGATCTTGGAATGGAGATTCCAGTTGAGAAGATATTCCTTGCACAGAAGATGATGATTTACAAGTGCAACCTTGCTGGAAAGCCTGTTGTGACTGCTACTCAGATGCTTGAGTCGATGATCAAATCACCACGTCCAACTCGTGCTGAGGCAACTGACGTTGCAAATGCAGTTCTTGATGGAACTGACTGCGTCATGCTTAGTGGAGAGAGTGCTGCTGGAGCATACCCTGAAGTAGCTGTGAAGATCATGGCACGTATATGTGTTGAGGCAGAGTCTTCCCTTGACAACGAAGCTGTCTTCAAGGAGATGATCAGGTCTGCGCCCCTTCCGATGAGCCCATTGGAGTCTCTCGCATCCTCTGCTGTACGCACAGCCAACAAGGCCAAGGCAGCCCTGATTGTTGTCTTGACTCGTGGTGGTACCACGGCAAAGCTGGTTGCCAAGTATCGTCCCAGGGTTCCAATCCTCTCTGTGGTTGTCCCCGTGTTGACAACCGATTCATTCGACTGGACAATCAGCTCGGAGGGCCCAGCAAGGCACAGCCTAATCTACAGAGGTCTTGTTCCTCTCCTGGCTGAGGGTTCTGCCAAAGCCACCGATTCGGAGTCGACAGAGGTCATCCTTGATGCTGCTCTCAAGTCAGCTGTACAGAAGCAGTTGTGCAAGCCTGGTGATGCTGTTGTTGCTCTGCACCGTATTGGCGTCGCATCCGTGATCAAGATCTGCATCGTGAAGTAA